A region of the Coleofasciculus sp. FACHB-T130 genome:
AGGATAAATACTTCCGTCCCCGGTTCCACACCAGCAGCGAGACTCTGGTAATTCTCAACTGTAGAGTCAATGAAGACTATCTTTTGTACTCGCTGGGTGGGAGAAGTCTCTACCACTGAAGAGTTTTCACCAGCAATGCCCTGACCAGCTTGGTTTGATTGTTGATTTGAGGAGGAATGATTCCAAAAGTCTTGCATGATGAGGTTTGGGTGTAAATATCAATGGTTGAGATAAGTAGAGACACCAGATCGATCGCCAGCGTGTCGCTCAATAACGTAGAGAAAGCCGTCAGTTTGTAGATATTCAGGTCGCCAATAGCTGGTGAACTGAATTAATCTCAGTAGATGCTGTCATATAGTTTCCAGAAATTTTGATAAACTAGCGTTTTTAGCCTCAATTATCGAAATTCCTGTAAATATCTGGCTAGAGAGGACATTTTGTTGATAAAGGTGTATCGAGCGAGGACAAATGCAAACAATCTCAAAATTGCATTGCTTGGAAAAGTTATAGTGTAGTCTTTAGCACATTTCAATTCTTTCTGTACTTATTTGACAATTTAATTGTTTACTACTTTAGGAAGATGAAAAAATTTTGACAAAAACTTTATAAAAAATTCATTGTCACTTTATCTCTGCTTTATATAACTTTTTCTTATAGAGGTTTAGATCCGTAAACCCTAACCAGAACGATGTCCGATTACGGTCAACAGATGATTACCAATTGCTTGTTACTTAGCTAGATTGTGGTGAAATCACTGCTGGTAAGGGTGTTTGCTTGCACTCCAGTAAGCGTCGCTAATAGTTCTCCTGTGTTTGCAATCCTGATTAAAGTATCGTTTGCATTCGCACCCGTCCCTTGGGTAATCGTGAGATACTCCAACTTCAAACCATCGGACAATACAATTAGGTCTTGAGGATCGGTGAAGTCAAGAATGGTGTTTGCGCCGCTGTTATTGGATAAAACAAAGCGATCGCTACCATTACCGCCGAAGAGTGTATTTTGACCAATCCCACCATTAAGCCAGTCATCACCGTCGCCACCGGCGAGGTAATCGTTTCCTTCTCCACCTAATAGAGTGTCCTTGCCAATCCCGCCACGCAGCAAGTCATCGCCACCCAATCCTTCTAACGTATCATTGCCACCTTGACCGTTAATAACATCGTTAGAAGCATCAAAACCTTGGGTGTTGTTATCCAAATCGTTAAGGAAAGCGACGGTATTTTTGTTGAAAATCTGTTTGAGCTCCTCGTTAGCGTTAGCAATTTCAAAGCTTTTCTGAATCTGCGTTTGTCCGTTAAAGAGAATATTGCCGATGTCTACCGACGCACCTGTAGATTGTTGGAGGTTATTGAAATCTTGGAGGGTAAAATTTTTCAAGATAACCTTCGTGTTATCAACGCCATCGAATGCGATCGCTAAATCGCTACCCGTTTGAGTTAAAAGTAGATTGTTGGCAGTTAGACCAGCCCCTTCAAATTTGAGGGTATCGACTTCAGAAATTATCTCTGCGGATGGATGATTTCCCGTTCCTACGCCACCGAAATCTGTAATTGTGTCGATGCCATCGCCGCTGCGAATTACAAAAATATCTTGGTCTCCACCGCCGGTGAGGATATCATTTCCTTGCAGTCCGATCAGGGTATCGTTCCCCGCTTTCCCATCAATACGATTATTACTATTACTGCCTATCAAGGTATTAGAACTTGCGTTGCCATTGATTGGTAAGGTAAAACGGGCGACTAGCGGATCGTGGTCGCTATCTTGAGTAGCAAACTCGGCATTGAGATGCACAACATCAATTTCTGCCGTCGAGTTGAGATTTTTACTGACTAAAATGTGGTCAAGCGCTTGAGAATTCCCTTCAAAAATGTAGGTATATTGTTCGTTCTTCGGCAAAGTATCAATCAAGTTCGTGAGGTCGTTACCTTTTAATACTTCTAACGGCTTTGAGAACTGAAAATCATTAAAATCCCCCAGGACTATGACATTGGCATTGGGGTCAATTGCTAGCAGGCTATCGACAAAGTTATTAACGGTAGCGGCTTGTTGTAGACGTTGCGCTTCTGAAGTGAGTGTTGGCGGTTGAGAACTTCCGAAAAGAGGTTGATCGCCACCTTTGGAGTTGAAGTGGTTGCCGATGACAAATACTTGATTGCCCTTGAAGAGAAACTCCCCAACCAAAGGCTTGCGACTGTTGGCAAAAGCGTCACCATTGGAAAGGTTAGTGTCAAGAATGCGACCCGGACTAGCGGAAAGTTCTACGCCATCTGTGCCGCTATTTACGGTGGTGTTGGTTATGGAGGTGCCGCCAGGACGGTCTACAAACTCAACGCGATTCGGGTTGAAGAGGAAGCCGACGCGGATATTCCCCCCCGGTTGACCGCCATCTTGGTCGTCTACCGGATTAATTTGACGGTACTGGTAAGTTGCACCACCCATAGATGCGATCGCATCTATTAGGGTTTGGTAAGTTTGGTTAGCATCAACGACACTATCATTTGTGGCACCATTGTTGTCTTGGATTTCCTCCAAGCTAATAATGTCTGGTAATTTGAGGTTGTTGATAACAATATTCGCAAGGCTGCTAAATTTAGCGTTATCATCAGCAGGATTGAGATTCTCGACGTTAAAACTAGCAACCGTCAACTGGTCAGCACTTCCTGTTAATGCAGTTGTTTCCCGTGCTAAATTTCCCGAAATGACGTTAGGTAAAGGTGCAGTGTTGAGAAGCTTATAATTGCCAAAGCTGTAGTCGATGACGCCAGTGATGGAACCAGCGAAGGTGTCGCCCACATTTACTTGAGGTTCACCGTTAATAATGGCATCGTCGATAATAATCCGTTCCGGGTTAAAATCCCCCGGCTGAACTACGATACCGCCCCTGTCCGTTCGGGTGCTAGCATTCACACCATTGTCAGCCAGGACGGGAATTTCACCAAAATCATTGGTAGGCCCTACCGCTACCGCATTATTCACCTGCACCCGCATTCCTTCTAGGCTTTCGTAGAAGTCAATGCCGTCTTGCGCCGGGTTGAATATACCTAATCCATCATCAATCACTTGAGTTGGAATCGTGCGTCCGCCCTCACCCAAAATAGTGCTACTAGGTAAAGGATTGCCCTTGGAAATTGTTGCAATCCCTGCATTCCCCACAATAATTTGAGTTGTGGAGAGACTGCTGCTATCAGAACCGCTAGGAATGAATTCATCAACAATCCCGCTAACCAGAATAGAGTCCCCAATACTGACTTTGGGGGTTATCCAAGTGAGGACGAAAATCCCCTCGGAGGTAGCATCATTCGTGTCCGGATTAGGATCTTGCAGATAAAATCCATTTGACTTTACTGCGGTGACGATACCAGGGACTTTGGAAACCAACTGACCCACCAATGGCGATGTATGGCTAGCACCTTGAATGTCATGGATGCGAATATTACCAGCTTCTAGTTCGTCGTCAGTTACGGTTACGGTAATTGTGCCGCTAATATATTGGGTTGCAGAAGCTGTTAATGTCACCGTCTGAGAACCCTCTACAAACGGATCGTTCACCGCATCAATTGCGAAGGTTGCTGATGCCTGATTTGCTGGAATGGTTACAGTTGTCGCAACGGTAGCTTCGCTGGTGTCGCTGCTGAGTAAGTTAATCGTGAGTGACTTTGATAAGTCTCCGGTTCGGGTAACAGTTCCAGTGGCAGCACCTGCACCCGCAGCTTCTGAGAAGGTAGCGGAGTCAACCGTCAAACTAAGGGATTCTGTTATTTCGCTGCCAGTATTTGTCACTGTAAATGCACTACTGGGCATCGTCAACCGTTGGGTATTATTGCCCGTCCAATTCGCTGGGTTGCTGATTTTTGCAAGTAACTCTCCTCTAGTTCCGGAAGTGCCGTTAGTAATGTTATAAGTTGCGTTATCAATTTCTGGGATAGATAGCGCCGTTAATCCGTTTGTTAATCCTGGCGGTAATGCAGAGTTATTGTTACTAGTTGCATTCTCTGCCCATGCCGAATCGTTACTATTAATTGCATAAATAAAAGTGGGAGCTGTTGCCAAACCCTGGTAGGCAAGGATTTGATCTCCATCGCTTGAAAGTTTCATTGAACCAACACCCGGATTGACAATTTCGCCAACCGAGTAGTTTCTATTTGCTGTCCAAGTCAGGGTTCCTTCACCCTTTCTAAATTCGTTGCTGCTTTGCCAACCTTTATTTGTAAAGTGAATTGCAGTTCCAGAAGCAATATCTTTTAGCAAAACAAAGGCAAATTGATCGGGATCGTCAAAATTGAAACCGATAATGGCGATGTCACCAGCAGCAAGCGTTGTCGGAGCCATATAAGTCTCTTTTCATTTTCAATGGTTGTCTAGAACTGTGAAGTCAAGTGGGAGTAGTATGGCGATCGCTAAATTCCATTTTTCAGGAGCGATCGCCATACTACTGTTTCTTCACAGAGATTACTCTTTCCCTCGGCAGGTCAAATTGAGCCAACCTACTTGTGGTAAAACAGATACTTTGGCAAAATCTATCTCTCCAGAAAATTGGTTGTTTGTAGCCAACATCATCAGCACTTATCTCAGTGCCAAGGGCAGGATTTCAAACTTTCCTTAGCCTAAATAGCGCCACCCTAAAGATATTCAGTTGATGTTAACAAACCCTGATAATTAATTCTAAGTATAAATTAAGCTGGGATGAAGTTGCCGTAAATTCACGCAATCTTCATAAACCATCCTGGTACTAAGAAATCGCTATCTCTGTAGATATACTGAGAGCGGCAAAAAGTGGGCTAATACTTGTCGGCAACCACCCTCTATCTTGGGAGGGCGAACCCTGCTGCGGGGCTACCTTAAAGTCAGACAGGGAGACCCCACCCCGTCTACAGCAGGGTGGTTTCATACAATCCTTAGAAAATTTCGAGGCATTGCGACATTTTGTAGGGATATGGCAATCAAAAAGCCCCTACCGCCAACCAAAATCAACGTTACAGAATTTTCTTTTAATAAATGAAACCACCCTGCTACCGCTCCCCGTCCACAGCTACCGTGTATATACAAGTCTTCTTGAACTTGCAAGTCCCGTTTTGATCCCCCAACCCCTGCTAAATTGGGGGGCAATCAATTTACATCAACTTTGCCTTTAAAGTCACGCTGAATCCGAGACTGAAGACTCGATAAACTGTAATAAACCGACTTGTTGCATCCGCTCTTTGAGCCAGTTATTAAACATTTCGTCAATCAATCGACGGCGCATTTGTTCATCTAGCTGTGCTGGCAAGAACTTTTCAAGTCGAACGATTGCATACCACTCTTCCAGACGAGTAGGAGGCCATAACTGTCCCGGCTGACTAATGGATAGCATTTTTGCGATCGCTGGATGCAAAGCACTCAAACTTACCGGGCCAATGACTCCCCCAGTGTGAGCTTCTGTTCCTTGGGAATATTCTCTAGCTAACTCTGCGAAAGATTGCTCTCCTTCCTGAATTCTAAAGTAGACTTCCTGGGCAATTCCCATATCTTTGGTACGAATTAAGGAACACACTACCTGGTCGAGACTCGCTTTGCGAGCGATAAAATAAGACTCGACCTTTGAACTCCAAGTAGCCATCTTAAACTTCTCTAGCAGCAAGGGTCGTACAGCTAAGTCTTCCAGTTGTTCTAAGGTCATGCCTTGGGATACCGCCCAAGCTTTTCGCGTTTCTGGGGAGGTGAGTTGGTGTTGCGCGGCAAACTGCTCTACAGCCAATTGACGCTCTATATCTGTGCAAGAATAGAGCGCGATCGCTTCGTCAATAATAATCCCTTGCAAAAACTGGGGCAGCAACTGATAACGGCTCAACAAAGACGGAATCTCATGTGCCTGAATTACCTGGCTGCCAACTTGAAAAATTTCCGCCATCTCAAACGCAGCTACCCGCCTAGGTTTTCCCCGATTGCATGAGTCACTCGGATTGGTTCTCAACTCTTTGCTACTGACCAAATCTTATAGCAGATTCGGTCGTTATCTTTACAGAAGTGTGGATTGAACTAGAGAATTGCCAGATGACGCAACTATTGTTTTGGCTGAAATCAACAGAGCAATTGGGATGATTTAACAGCGGGGAAAGATGAAATAATTTCCTAAGTTAAGCGATCGCGCAACGCCATCCTCCGCAACTTGCACTTCAATTAGACCGAATTTGCAAGCAAAGTGGGTGTTATCTATCAGGATGCAGGGCACATCTTGGTTGAACATTTTGGTGTGGAGGAACACGCGATCTGCCTCAACATGGATAGTCAGCGTATCTAGATATGACATGTAGCTGCCCGCATAAGATGCCCAAGCCGAGAAATCCGGCACAAACGAAGCATCGAGTTCGATGCGTTCGCAGGGTGAAGAGTTGACCATAATATACCGTGTCGGTTCTGTTGCTTCGAGGATAAAACCGACAGGAATTTTATCTTGGCTATCTGGCTTTTGTGCAAAATAAAGGTCTTTTTTGAGCGCCTGTAAAGGCATTACCTGCTCGTTTAATTCAAGCATCAGCTGACCATCCACCACCTGAATCTTGAGCAAACCCGTCTGAGGTCCCAAGTATAATCCTGTATACTGCGACCATAACGCGGTATCGGGCGCGATCGCTTGCGGCTTCGGTGCCTGCTTTGGCAGATTCAGGAGTTCGTCAAAGATTCGGTTGACGATTTTGTAAGCAGCAAAGTCAGGGGCACGACGGTTGAACACCAGCGAAACTGCAACATCAGCCTCCGGAACCATGAGGAACCAGCTACCAAAGCTGCTAATTGCACCATTGTGTCCGATTCGACGTATCCCCTTGTAGGGATCAACCATGAAAGTCAGTCCATATCCCGCCCCTTCCGCCGTATACCAGTCTGCATGAAGTGTTTGCATTTGGGCAACCGACTGGGGTGAGAGGATCTGGCGATCGCGAAAACAACCCTGGTTCATGTGCATCATCGCAAAGTTTGCCAAATCTAGCACCGTAGAAATAACAAATCCCGCTGGATAGCCAGCCGTATTGTCAGCAAAGCGGCGATCCACACTTAACGTCCCATCCTCATTCTGGTTATGCGATTGGGCAATCGGATAAGTCATCGCCACCGTCGGATCAAATGTAGTGCGTTGCATCTCCAAAGGGTCGAAAACCAACTCTTGCATCAGTTGGGTAAATGGCTTACCGCTGACTACCTCAGCGAGATAACCCACCACCATAATGCCGGGGTTGCTATAGGAATACAGTTTGCCGGGAGGTGCAATAATCGGGTACTTCGGGATCTGGTCTCGGACGTAAGCCTCAAGTCCCTCTGG
Encoded here:
- a CDS encoding peptidylprolyl isomerase, whose amino-acid sequence is MAEIFQVGSQVIQAHEIPSLLSRYQLLPQFLQGIIIDEAIALYSCTDIERQLAVEQFAAQHQLTSPETRKAWAVSQGMTLEQLEDLAVRPLLLEKFKMATWSSKVESYFIARKASLDQVVCSLIRTKDMGIAQEVYFRIQEGEQSFAELAREYSQGTEAHTGGVIGPVSLSALHPAIAKMLSISQPGQLWPPTRLEEWYAIVRLEKFLPAQLDEQMRRRLIDEMFNNWLKERMQQVGLLQFIESSVSDSA
- a CDS encoding serine hydrolase domain-containing protein, whose amino-acid sequence is MLNFYQLEQQIEEQMKASAIPGLALSVVQNGEVIYARGFGVTSVEDGSIPVTPQTLFRIGSVTKPLTGTAVMRLVETGKLDLDRPIKDYIDWFALSEEGAAERITLRMLMTHTSGLPTDAQNFGRRDPEGLEAYVRDQIPKYPIIAPPGKLYSYSNPGIMVVGYLAEVVSGKPFTQLMQELVFDPLEMQRTTFDPTVAMTYPIAQSHNQNEDGTLSVDRRFADNTAGYPAGFVISTVLDLANFAMMHMNQGCFRDRQILSPQSVAQMQTLHADWYTAEGAGYGLTFMVDPYKGIRRIGHNGAISSFGSWFLMVPEADVAVSLVFNRRAPDFAAYKIVNRIFDELLNLPKQAPKPQAIAPDTALWSQYTGLYLGPQTGLLKIQVVDGQLMLELNEQVMPLQALKKDLYFAQKPDSQDKIPVGFILEATEPTRYIMVNSSPCERIELDASFVPDFSAWASYAGSYMSYLDTLTIHVEADRVFLHTKMFNQDVPCILIDNTHFACKFGLIEVQVAEDGVARSLNLGNYFIFPRC
- a CDS encoding endonuclease/exonuclease/phosphatase family protein, which encodes MAPTTLAAGDIAIIGFNFDDPDQFAFVLLKDIASGTAIHFTNKGWQSSNEFRKGEGTLTWTANRNYSVGEIVNPGVGSMKLSSDGDQILAYQGLATAPTFIYAINSNDSAWAENATSNNNSALPPGLTNGLTALSIPEIDNATYNITNGTSGTRGELLAKISNPANWTGNNTQRLTMPSSAFTVTNTGSEITESLSLTVDSATFSEAAGAGAATGTVTRTGDLSKSLTINLLSSDTSEATVATTVTIPANQASATFAIDAVNDPFVEGSQTVTLTASATQYISGTITVTVTDDELEAGNIRIHDIQGASHTSPLVGQLVSKVPGIVTAVKSNGFYLQDPNPDTNDATSEGIFVLTWITPKVSIGDSILVSGIVDEFIPSGSDSSSLSTTQIIVGNAGIATISKGNPLPSSTILGEGGRTIPTQVIDDGLGIFNPAQDGIDFYESLEGMRVQVNNAVAVGPTNDFGEIPVLADNGVNASTRTDRGGIVVQPGDFNPERIIIDDAIINGEPQVNVGDTFAGSITGVIDYSFGNYKLLNTAPLPNVISGNLARETTALTGSADQLTVASFNVENLNPADDNAKFSSLANIVINNLKLPDIISLEEIQDNNGATNDSVVDANQTYQTLIDAIASMGGATYQYRQINPVDDQDGGQPGGNIRVGFLFNPNRVEFVDRPGGTSITNTTVNSGTDGVELSASPGRILDTNLSNGDAFANSRKPLVGEFLFKGNQVFVIGNHFNSKGGDQPLFGSSQPPTLTSEAQRLQQAATVNNFVDSLLAIDPNANVIVLGDFNDFQFSKPLEVLKGNDLTNLIDTLPKNEQYTYIFEGNSQALDHILVSKNLNSTAEIDVVHLNAEFATQDSDHDPLVARFTLPINGNASSNTLIGSNSNNRIDGKAGNDTLIGLQGNDILTGGGDQDIFVIRSGDGIDTITDFGGVGTGNHPSAEIISEVDTLKFEGAGLTANNLLLTQTGSDLAIAFDGVDNTKVILKNFTLQDFNNLQQSTGASVDIGNILFNGQTQIQKSFEIANANEELKQIFNKNTVAFLNDLDNNTQGFDASNDVINGQGGNDTLEGLGGDDLLRGGIGKDTLLGGEGNDYLAGGDGDDWLNGGIGQNTLFGGNGSDRFVLSNNSGANTILDFTDPQDLIVLSDGLKLEYLTITQGTGANANDTLIRIANTGELLATLTGVQANTLTSSDFTTI